The proteins below come from a single Prochlorococcus marinus CUG1415 genomic window:
- the dxs gene encoding 1-deoxy-D-xylulose-5-phosphate synthase has translation MLLSELGHPNQLHGLTVSQLEEIACQIRERHLQVVSTSGGHLGPGLGVVELTLALYQTLDLDFDKVVWDVGHQGYPHKLITGRFSQFDSLRQQNGVAGYLKRSESKFDHFGAGHASTSISAALGMAIARDRKGENYKCVAVIGDGALTGGMALEAINHAGHLPNTPLVVVLNDNDMSISPPVGALSSYLNKVRLSPQLQFLSDSVQESVKNIPLIGKDIPEELKNIKGSVRRLAVPKVGAVFEELGFTYMGPIDGHDIGNLINTFNAAHRLKKPVLVHVVTTKGKGYPYAEADQVGYHAQSAFDLTTGKSIPSKKPKPVSYSKIFGQTLLKICEQDSKVIGITAAMATGTGLDILQKNIPDQYVDVGIAEQHAVTLAAGMSCDGLKPVVAIYSTFLQRAFDQLIHDVGIQNLPVSFVLDRAGIVGADGPTHQGQYDISYMRSIPNFVLMAPKDESELQRMLITSINHKGPTALRIPRGSGLGVAVMDEGWEPLNIGEAEILEEGNDILIIAYGSMVASAIETSEILKGMNINACIVNARFVKPLDKNLIISLASKIQKVVTMEEGTLIGGFGSAIVELFNDNEVNIPVYRIGIPDVLVDHASPDQSKEKLGLMPDQMADKIIEKFRLNN, from the coding sequence ATGCTTTTAAGTGAGTTAGGTCATCCAAATCAACTACATGGCTTAACAGTTTCACAATTAGAGGAGATTGCTTGTCAAATTAGAGAAAGACATCTTCAAGTAGTATCAACTAGCGGAGGTCATCTTGGCCCTGGATTAGGTGTGGTTGAGTTAACTTTGGCTTTATATCAAACTCTTGATCTTGATTTTGACAAAGTTGTTTGGGATGTTGGACATCAAGGTTATCCTCATAAATTAATAACAGGTCGTTTCAGTCAATTTGATTCTCTTAGACAACAAAATGGTGTAGCGGGATATCTTAAAAGAAGTGAAAGTAAATTTGACCATTTTGGTGCAGGTCACGCAAGCACATCTATTTCTGCCGCTTTAGGAATGGCAATAGCAAGAGATAGAAAAGGTGAAAATTACAAATGTGTCGCTGTTATTGGAGATGGAGCATTGACTGGAGGAATGGCTTTAGAAGCTATAAATCACGCAGGTCATCTACCAAATACTCCTTTGGTTGTAGTATTAAACGATAATGATATGTCTATATCACCTCCAGTTGGAGCACTTTCCTCTTATTTAAATAAGGTTAGACTTAGCCCCCAATTACAATTTTTGTCTGATAGTGTACAAGAAAGTGTTAAAAATATTCCTTTAATTGGTAAAGATATTCCAGAAGAACTAAAAAATATCAAAGGAAGCGTTAGAAGATTAGCTGTGCCTAAAGTTGGAGCTGTTTTTGAAGAACTTGGATTTACATATATGGGTCCTATTGATGGTCATGATATTGGAAATTTAATTAATACATTTAACGCTGCTCATCGACTTAAAAAACCTGTACTTGTTCATGTTGTTACAACTAAAGGTAAAGGATACCCTTATGCAGAAGCTGATCAAGTTGGGTACCATGCACAATCTGCATTTGATCTAACAACTGGGAAATCTATTCCATCAAAGAAACCAAAGCCTGTTAGCTACAGTAAAATTTTTGGTCAAACTCTATTGAAAATTTGTGAACAAGATAGCAAAGTTATTGGTATTACTGCAGCAATGGCGACTGGTACTGGTTTAGATATATTGCAAAAAAATATACCAGATCAATATGTCGATGTAGGAATAGCTGAACAGCATGCAGTTACTCTTGCTGCAGGTATGTCCTGCGATGGTCTTAAACCTGTTGTAGCTATTTACAGTACTTTTCTTCAACGAGCTTTCGATCAATTAATTCATGATGTTGGGATACAAAATTTACCTGTATCTTTCGTTCTCGATAGAGCTGGAATAGTTGGAGCTGACGGTCCTACTCACCAAGGGCAGTACGATATCAGTTATATGAGATCCATTCCTAACTTTGTCTTAATGGCGCCAAAAGATGAATCTGAATTACAGAGAATGTTAATAACATCAATTAATCATAAAGGACCTACAGCCCTAAGGATACCTAGAGGTTCTGGACTAGGCGTAGCTGTGATGGATGAGGGTTGGGAACCTTTGAATATTGGTGAAGCTGAAATACTAGAAGAGGGAAATGATATTTTAATTATTGCTTATGGTTCAATGGTCGCTTCAGCTATTGAAACATCAGAGATCTTAAAAGGTATGAACATTAATGCATGTATTGTAAATGCAAGATTTGTAAAACCTCTAGATAAAAATCTTATTATCTCTTTAGCAAGTAAGATTCAAAAAGTAGTAACGATGGAAGAAGGAACCTTAATTGGTGGATTTGGTTCGGCTATCGTTGAATTGTTTAACGATAATGAAGTAAATATTCCTGTATACAGGATTGGTATACCTGATGTTTTAGTTGATCATGCATCACCTGATCAGAGTAAAGAAAAGTTAGGTCTTATGCCTGATCAGATGGCAGATAAAATAATAGAGAAATTTAGATTAAATAATTAA